In Piliocolobus tephrosceles isolate RC106 chromosome 5, ASM277652v3, whole genome shotgun sequence, a single genomic region encodes these proteins:
- the CALHM6 gene encoding calcium homeostasis modulator protein 6, protein MEKFRAVLDLHLKHHSALGYGLVTLLTAGGERIFSAVVFQCPCSAAWNLPYGLVFLLVPALALFLLGYVLSARTWRLITGCGCRACASCGAGLRGSLVCAQVSAAAALAPLTWVAVALLGGAFYECAASGSAVLAQRLCLDRDHSCAAELPLVPCHEAKASDVQDLLKDLKAQSQVLGWILIAAVIIILLIFTCVSRCLSPVSFLQLKFWKIYLEQEQQILKSKATEHATELAKENVKCFFEGSHPKECNTPSIKDWQQISSLYTFNQKDQYYSMLHKYVNRKEKTHSIRSTEGDTVIPVLGFVDSSGINSTPGL, encoded by the exons ATGGAGAAGTTTCGGGCGGTGCTGGACCTGCACCTCAAGCACCACAGCGCCCTGGGCTACGGCCTGGTGACCCTGCTGACGGCGGGCGGGGAGCGCATCTTCTCCGCCGTGGTGTTCCAGTGCCCGTGCAGCGCCGCCTGGAACCTGCCCTACGGCCTGGTCTTCTTGCTGGTGCCGGCGCTCGCGCTCTTCCTCCTGGGCTACGTGCTGAGCGCACGCACGTGGCGCCTGATCACCGGCTGCGGCTGCAGAGCCTGCGCGAGTTGCGGAGCCGGGCTGCGCGGCTCCCTGGTGTGCGCGCAGGTCAGCGCGGCCGCGGCGCTCGCGCCCCTCACTTGGGTGGCCGTGGCGCTGCTCGGGGGCGCCTTTTACGAGTGCGCGGCCAGCGGAAGTGCGGTCTTAGCGCAGCGCCTGTGCCTCGACCGCGACCACAGCTGCGCCGCGGAGCTGCCGCTGGTGCCCTGCCACGAGGCCAAGGCGTCGGACGTGCAGGACCTCCTGAAGGATCTGAAGGCTCAGTCGCAG gTGTTGGGCTGGATCTTGATAGCAGCTGTTATCATCATCCTTCTGATTTTTACATGTGTCAGCCGATGCCTGTCTCCAGTTAGTTTTCTGCAGCTGAAGTTCTGGAAAATCTATTTGGAACAGGAGCAGCAGATCCTTAAAAGTAAAGCCACAGAGCATGCAACTGAATTGGCAAAAGAGAATGTTAAATGTTTCTTTGAGGGCTCCCATCCAAAAGAATGTAACACTCCGAGCATTAAAGACTGGCAGCAAATTTCATCACTGTATACTTTCAATCAGAAGGACCAGTACTACAGCATGTTGCACAAATATGTTAACAGAAAAGAGAAGACTCACAGTATCAGGTCTACTGAAGGAGATACAGTGATTCCTGTTCTTGGCTTTGTAGATTCATCTGGTATAAATAGCACTCCTGGGTTATGA